From one Sphingomonas sp. BT-65 genomic stretch:
- a CDS encoding efflux RND transporter permease subunit, with protein sequence MRFSHFFIRRPIFAGVIAILITIIGAFAYFGLPVSQFPAVVPPTVTVAANYPGASAETVADTVAAPIEQQINGVDNMLYQSSQSTGDGRVTITVTFKLGTDLDTAQVLVQNRVALAEPSLPEEVRRQGVVVRKTSPSWLMAVNVLSPDGSLDRGYVSNYALTQIKDRLTRVDGIGDVQVFGARDYAMRVWIDPGRTSALGLTAGEVVAALRAQNIQVAAGTVGQPPFDTGAAQQLSVETQGRFKTADEFADIIVRTDPSGAITRVRDVARVELGAEDYGVNAYLSGQDSIIMGVTQRPGTNALAAAEGVKAQLAEAAKSFPKGLEYRIIWNPTEFISESMNAVAETLLEAVLLVVLVILVFLQSWRAAIIPIVAIPVSLIGAFAVLAALGYSLNTLSMFGLVLAIGIVVDDAIVVVENVERNLEHGLSPREAAHKSMDEVSAALVAIVLVLCAVFVPTTFLTGITGEFYRQFAVTISAATIISLILSLTLSPALAALLLRPKAAEAPASGWRRWAWRAGDWFNRNFDRLGDWYAGITRRFASAPKRMFATYGGLVVATGLIFTATPAGFIPAQDQGYALAAIQLPPGSSIEETDRVLKKAVKKLLAVPGTEAAVMFSGFDGASSTQASNAAAAYVTFKPFEERAGTDRTELNIENDMRAALADMNEAFVFVIPPPVIQGVGNGGGYRMMVQDRSDAGYQALEQAAGGVIGEAHKSKELANVFTLYNTATPRIYANIDRAKSDMLGVPASRVFEAMQVYLGSSYVNDFNLLGRTFRVTAQADAQFRDDPADIAQLKTRSNGGGMVPIGAVATFEDRTGPYRVTRFNLFPAVEVDGDTAPGYSTGQALARMEVIAKNLPQGFSAEWTDLAFQQKAAGNVAALIFALSVVFVFLVLAAQFESLMLPISIILIVPMTLLAAMLGVNFRGLDNNILTQIGLIVLIGLAAKNAILIVEFAKQAEERGATALQAAVEAARVRLRPILMTSFAFILGVLPLVTASGPGWELRQALGTAVFYGMIGVTAFGLVFTPTFYVACRALADRIKRRPRGGAPVAEVQPAE encoded by the coding sequence ATGCGCTTCAGTCATTTCTTCATCCGCCGCCCGATCTTCGCGGGCGTGATCGCGATCCTCATCACGATCATCGGCGCCTTCGCCTATTTCGGGCTGCCGGTATCGCAATTCCCCGCCGTGGTTCCGCCGACGGTGACGGTCGCCGCCAACTATCCCGGCGCCTCGGCCGAGACCGTTGCGGACACCGTTGCCGCGCCGATCGAGCAGCAGATCAACGGCGTCGACAACATGCTCTACCAGTCATCGCAATCGACCGGCGACGGACGCGTGACGATCACCGTCACCTTCAAGCTCGGCACCGATCTCGATACCGCGCAGGTGCTGGTGCAGAACCGCGTCGCGCTCGCCGAGCCGAGCCTGCCCGAGGAAGTCCGGCGGCAGGGCGTGGTGGTGCGCAAGACCTCGCCCTCCTGGCTGATGGCGGTCAACGTCCTCTCGCCCGACGGCTCGCTCGATCGCGGCTATGTCTCCAACTATGCGCTGACCCAGATCAAGGACCGGCTGACCCGCGTCGACGGGATCGGCGACGTCCAGGTGTTCGGCGCGCGCGACTATGCGATGCGCGTGTGGATCGATCCCGGCCGCACCTCGGCGCTCGGCCTCACCGCCGGTGAGGTGGTCGCTGCGCTGCGCGCGCAGAACATCCAGGTCGCCGCCGGTACGGTCGGCCAGCCGCCGTTCGACACCGGCGCCGCGCAGCAGCTCAGCGTCGAGACGCAGGGCCGCTTCAAGACCGCCGACGAGTTCGCCGACATCATCGTCCGCACCGATCCCTCGGGCGCGATCACCCGCGTTCGCGATGTGGCGCGTGTCGAGCTCGGCGCCGAGGATTATGGCGTCAACGCCTATCTCTCGGGCCAGGACTCGATCATCATGGGCGTTACCCAACGTCCGGGCACCAATGCGCTCGCCGCGGCGGAGGGCGTCAAGGCGCAGCTTGCCGAGGCGGCGAAGAGCTTCCCCAAGGGGCTCGAATACCGGATCATCTGGAACCCGACCGAGTTCATCAGCGAATCGATGAACGCGGTGGCCGAGACGCTGCTCGAGGCCGTGCTGCTCGTCGTGCTCGTCATCCTCGTCTTCCTGCAGAGCTGGCGCGCCGCGATCATCCCGATCGTCGCCATCCCGGTGTCGCTGATCGGCGCCTTCGCGGTGCTGGCGGCGCTGGGCTATTCGCTCAACACGCTGTCGATGTTCGGCCTCGTGCTGGCGATCGGCATCGTCGTCGACGACGCGATCGTCGTGGTCGAGAATGTCGAGCGCAACCTCGAGCATGGCCTGTCTCCGCGTGAGGCGGCGCACAAGTCGATGGACGAGGTGTCGGCGGCGCTGGTCGCGATCGTGCTGGTGCTGTGCGCCGTGTTCGTGCCGACCACCTTCCTCACCGGCATCACCGGCGAGTTCTATCGCCAGTTCGCGGTGACCATCTCCGCCGCGACGATCATCTCGCTGATCCTCTCCCTCACTTTGTCGCCCGCGCTCGCCGCGCTTTTGCTCCGCCCCAAGGCGGCCGAAGCGCCGGCAAGCGGCTGGCGGCGCTGGGCGTGGCGCGCGGGCGACTGGTTCAACCGCAACTTCGATCGCCTCGGCGACTGGTACGCTGGCATCACCCGGCGCTTCGCCTCGGCGCCCAAGCGGATGTTCGCGACCTATGGCGGCCTCGTGGTCGCTACCGGGCTGATCTTCACCGCGACCCCGGCCGGGTTCATTCCCGCGCAGGATCAGGGCTATGCGCTCGCCGCGATCCAGCTGCCCCCGGGCAGCTCGATCGAGGAGACCGACCGTGTGCTCAAAAAGGCAGTGAAGAAGCTGCTCGCGGTGCCCGGCACCGAAGCGGCGGTGATGTTCTCGGGCTTCGACGGCGCGTCGAGCACCCAGGCGTCCAATGCCGCCGCGGCTTATGTCACCTTCAAGCCGTTCGAGGAGCGCGCCGGGACCGACCGGACCGAGCTCAACATCGAGAACGACATGCGCGCGGCGCTCGCCGACATGAACGAAGCGTTCGTCTTCGTCATCCCGCCGCCCGTCATCCAGGGCGTCGGCAATGGCGGCGGTTATCGCATGATGGTGCAGGACCGCAGCGATGCCGGCTACCAGGCGCTCGAACAGGCGGCTGGCGGCGTGATCGGCGAGGCGCACAAGAGCAAGGAGCTCGCCAACGTCTTCACGCTCTACAACACCGCGACGCCGCGCATCTACGCGAACATCGACCGCGCCAAGTCCGACATGCTCGGCGTGCCCGCGAGCCGCGTGTTCGAGGCGATGCAGGTCTATCTCGGTTCGTCCTACGTCAACGACTTCAACCTGCTCGGCCGCACCTTCCGCGTGACCGCGCAGGCGGATGCGCAGTTCCGCGACGATCCGGCCGATATCGCTCAGCTCAAGACGCGTTCCAACGGGGGCGGGATGGTGCCGATCGGCGCGGTCGCGACCTTCGAGGACCGCACTGGGCCGTATCGCGTGACCCGCTTCAACCTCTTCCCCGCGGTCGAGGTCGATGGCGACACCGCGCCGGGCTACTCGACCGGCCAGGCGCTGGCGCGGATGGAGGTGATCGCCAAGAACCTGCCGCAGGGCTTCTCGGCGGAGTGGACCGATCTCGCCTTCCAGCAGAAGGCGGCGGGCAATGTCGCGGCGCTGATCTTCGCGCTGTCGGTGGTGTTCGTCTTCCTCGTGCTGGCGGCGCAGTTCGAAAGCCTGATGCTGCCGATCTCGATCATCCTGATCGTGCCGATGACGCTGCTGGCTGCGATGCTGGGCGTCAACTTCCGGGGGCTGGACAACAACATCCTGACCCAGATCGGCCTGATCGTGCTGATCGGCCTTGCCGCGAAGAACGCGATCCTGATCGTCGAATTCGCCAAGCAGGCCGAGGAACGCGGCGCCACCGCGCTGCAGGCGGCGGTCGAGGCGGCGCGGGTGCGGCTGCGGCCGATCCTGATGACCAGCTTCGCCTTCATCCTCGGCGTGCTGCCGCTGGTGACAGCGTCGGGCCCGGGCTGGGAGTTGCGTCAGGCGCTGGGCACCGCGGTGTTCTACGGGATGATCGGCGTCACCGCCTTCGGCCTCGTCTTCACCCCGACCTTCTACGTCGCGTGCCGCGCGCTCGCCGACCGGATCAAGCGCCGCCCGCGCGGCGGCGCCCCGGTGGCCGAAGTGCAGCCCGCCGAGTGA
- a CDS encoding efflux transporter outer membrane subunit: protein MLRNLMTAASALALAACATGPDYAAPQTPSAAAGKFIAATSPAVDPLAPVQGDWWRLYDDAVLDQLIADALAANTDVRVAVARLARTRAALREVRTDRLPEVGVGAGANYGRLPESQRGAGAPREDWSIDAGLEVSYEVDLAGRVTRGIEAARGDVGAAEADVEAVRVSVAAETARAYADAAASAERIAVAERIVALLDRSLTVTERRREVGLTTGLDTARIATLRNQRQAEIPALAAERDAALFRLATLTGRAPADLPQIARERVATLRLDQPIPVGDGAQLLARRPDIRAAERRLAAATARIGVATADLYPRITLGGSIGSTGPNIGDVFGGGPLRWLLGSLINWSFTDQARGRARIAGAEADTQAALAEFDGTVLRSLQETETALSAYGRALDRRIALKAARDAAERAARIVRAQQREGQVDSLALLDAERTFAEAEAQLAAIDAGIADAQIDLFKALGGGWGERAAG, encoded by the coding sequence ATGCTTCGCAATCTGATGACCGCCGCCTCCGCGCTGGCGCTCGCCGCCTGCGCCACCGGCCCCGACTATGCCGCCCCCCAGACGCCCTCCGCCGCGGCGGGCAAGTTCATCGCCGCGACCAGCCCTGCGGTCGACCCGCTCGCGCCGGTGCAGGGCGACTGGTGGCGGCTCTACGACGACGCCGTGCTCGACCAGCTGATCGCTGATGCACTCGCCGCCAACACCGACGTTCGCGTCGCGGTCGCCCGGCTTGCCCGGACTCGCGCCGCGCTGCGCGAGGTGCGCACCGACCGGCTGCCTGAGGTCGGCGTCGGGGCAGGGGCCAATTATGGCCGGCTGCCCGAGAGCCAGCGCGGCGCCGGCGCGCCACGCGAGGATTGGTCGATCGATGCCGGGCTCGAGGTGAGCTATGAGGTCGACCTCGCCGGGCGCGTCACGCGCGGGATCGAGGCGGCGCGCGGCGATGTCGGCGCGGCTGAGGCTGATGTCGAGGCGGTCCGCGTGAGCGTCGCCGCGGAGACCGCGCGCGCCTATGCCGATGCCGCGGCCTCGGCCGAGCGGATCGCGGTCGCCGAACGGATCGTGGCGCTGCTCGACCGCTCGCTCACCGTGACCGAACGGCGGCGCGAGGTTGGCCTCACCACCGGGCTCGACACCGCCCGCATCGCCACGCTGCGCAACCAGCGCCAGGCCGAGATCCCGGCGCTGGCGGCAGAGCGCGACGCGGCGCTGTTCCGCCTCGCCACGCTCACCGGCCGCGCGCCTGCCGACTTGCCGCAAATCGCGCGCGAGCGCGTGGCGACGCTGCGGCTCGACCAGCCGATCCCGGTTGGCGACGGCGCGCAGCTGCTCGCCCGCCGCCCCGACATTCGCGCGGCCGAGCGCCGCCTCGCCGCGGCTACTGCGCGGATCGGCGTCGCCACCGCGGACCTCTATCCCCGTATCACCCTCGGTGGCTCGATCGGCTCGACCGGGCCGAATATCGGCGACGTGTTCGGCGGCGGGCCGCTGCGTTGGCTGCTCGGCTCGCTGATCAACTGGTCGTTCACCGATCAGGCGCGCGGCCGTGCCCGCATCGCCGGGGCGGAGGCAGACACCCAGGCCGCGCTCGCCGAGTTCGACGGCACCGTGCTGCGTTCACTGCAGGAGACCGAGACCGCGCTCTCGGCCTATGGCCGCGCGCTCGACCGGCGCATCGCGCTCAAGGCCGCGCGCGACGCCGCCGAGCGTGCCGCGCGCATCGTCCGCGCGCAGCAGCGCGAGGGGCAGGTCGACAGCCTCGCCCTGCTCGACGCCGAGCGCACCTTCGCCGAGGCGGAGGCGCAACTCGCGGCGATCGATGCGGGTATCGCCGACGCACAGATCGATCTGTTCAAGGCGCTGGGCGGCGGCTGGGGAGAGCGGGCGGCAGGCTGA
- a CDS encoding ABC transporter substrate-binding protein, whose protein sequence is MTAAITDLWYTRCPVPTGLGIAVQLGWFADEFRGDGIGLKSIQETADLNARESHFDHSLPSSFRQGGNIPAIWARSKGRDTRVIGLSWTDEFQAILALPASGIRAARDLAGRRIGLPVNPISIDFNRATALKGFASALELEGLTLADVERIDTVSADPAGSGTEGIATGERTRARTRHGYRAEVLALVRGEVDAIYVKGALGLETARLAGAHIVASLGDHPDPWVRANNGTPRTLTVDAALIESRPDLVERFLARVIAAGDWARAHPDETIAYIARETGSTPDWVRRAYGANAPASLGTFLNDEAAGALGRYKDFLFEHGFLASDFDIAAWIDPAPFAAVAGRARQAA, encoded by the coding sequence ATGACCGCTGCGATCACGGATCTTTGGTACACACGCTGCCCGGTGCCCACCGGGCTCGGCATCGCCGTCCAGCTCGGCTGGTTTGCCGACGAGTTCCGCGGCGACGGGATCGGCCTCAAGTCGATCCAGGAAACCGCCGACCTCAATGCCCGCGAAAGCCATTTCGATCACAGCCTTCCCAGCTCGTTCCGGCAGGGCGGCAACATCCCGGCGATCTGGGCGCGTTCGAAAGGCCGCGACACGCGGGTGATCGGCCTGTCCTGGACCGACGAGTTTCAGGCGATCCTCGCGCTGCCTGCGTCGGGCATCCGCGCCGCGCGCGATCTTGCCGGACGGCGGATCGGGCTGCCGGTCAATCCGATCTCGATCGACTTCAACCGTGCGACCGCGCTCAAGGGCTTCGCCAGCGCGCTCGAGCTCGAAGGCCTGACGCTCGCCGATGTCGAGCGGATCGACACGGTCAGCGCCGATCCCGCGGGCAGCGGCACCGAAGGCATCGCCACCGGCGAGCGCACCCGTGCGCGCACCCGCCACGGCTATCGCGCCGAAGTGCTGGCGCTGGTGCGCGGCGAGGTCGATGCGATCTACGTCAAGGGCGCGCTGGGGCTCGAGACGGCACGGCTGGCGGGGGCGCATATCGTCGCTTCGCTCGGCGACCATCCCGATCCCTGGGTGCGCGCTAACAACGGCACGCCGCGCACACTCACCGTCGACGCGGCGCTGATCGAATCGCGTCCCGATCTGGTCGAGCGTTTCCTGGCGCGGGTGATCGCGGCGGGCGATTGGGCGCGCGCGCATCCCGACGAGACCATCGCCTATATCGCGCGCGAGACCGGATCGACCCCCGACTGGGTGCGCCGCGCCTATGGCGCCAACGCGCCCGCCAGCCTCGGCACCTTCCTCAATGACGAGGCCGCCGGCGCGCTCGGCCGGTACAAGGATTTCCTGTTCGAACACGGCTTCCTCGCCAGTGATTTCGACATCGCCGCGTGGATCGATCCCGCACCCTTCGCAGCGGTCGCCGGCCGCGCGCGCCAGGCGGCCTGA